From the Kiloniellales bacterium genome, the window GAGAGCGGCGAGTTCGAGTTTACCTGGGTCGACGATGACGGCTCGACCTATTCGAAGAAAAGCAAGCTGACGGTCAACTGACCGCGAAAGGGGGAGGAGGATGCGCAGACTGGGACTGGCCCTGCTTTGCGGCGGGGCGGTGAGCCTGGCCTTCGCCGGGGTCGCCATGACCGACGACGCGGCCGAATGGGGCCCCTACAAGGTGGGCGAAAAGCGTTCGGGCTATACCTACGCGCAGCCGGAGACCCGGGCGATCCAGGAGGACGACTTCGAGAACCCGGCCTTTCTTCTGGTCGACGCCGCCGCCGAGCTCTGGGAGACGGCCGAGGGCGAGGCCGGCAAGTCCTGCGCCGACTGCCACGACGACGTCGAGAGCCTGAAAGGTGTCGGGGCTCGCTACCCGATCTTCTACGAGCCCTGGGGCAAGCTCATGAACGTCGAGCAGCGCATCAACCAGTGCCGCACCGAGAACATGAAGGCCGAGCCCTGGAAGTACGAGTCAGATGCGCTGCTGGGCATGACCATGCTGGTCAAGTCGCAGTCGCGCGGCATGCCGATGGAAGTGGCCATCGACGGCCCGGCCGCCCCCTTCTATGAAAAGGGCAAGGCCTTCTACGAGGAACGCCGCGGCCAGCTCGACCTGGCCTGCGCGCACTGCCACGTCGACAACGCCGGGACCATGCTCCGCGCCAACCTGCTGAGTCAGGGGCAGCCGAACGGCTTCCCGACCTATCGCCTGAAGTGGCAGAAGGCCGGTTCGCTGCATAGGCGGCTGCGCGGCTGCAACAAGCAGGTTCGGGCGACGCCCTTCAAGGCGGGATCGGACGAATACGTGAACCTGGAGCTCTACATTTCACACCGGGCCAACGGCCTCCCTGTTGAAACTCCGGCGGTCCGCAACTGAACGGTCTGCTGTCCGGTCGCCGTCCCCGACTTGGGACCGCCTCTTCGAGGACGGCGGCCGTTTTCTTAGCTCCGCTCTCCGTCCCGCCTCGGCGCCGCGCCGCGGGCCAGAGCCATAGGATGCCGAGCCACCATGTTCAGCCGACGTGACTTCCTGATCCTGGCCGCGACCACCGCGGCGTTGACGGGGGCCAAGGGCCGCCTGGCCCGGGTTGCCGCCCAGCAGGCGATTACCCAGGAGGATCTGCTGTCCTTCGACTCCCTGGGCCAAGTCACGCTTCTGCATTTCACCGACCTTCACGCCCAGCTCCGGCCGATCTACTTTCGCGAGCCCTCGGTCAACCTGGGGGTCGGCGAGGTCAAGGGCTTGCCGCCGCACGTCACCGGCCAGAGCTTCCTAGAAGCCCACGGCATCGCTGCCAAGTCTGCCGAGGCCTACATGCTGACCGACCAGGACTTCGAAGCCCTGGCCCGCAGCTACGGCCGAGTCGGCGGCCTCGATCGCATGGCCAGCCTGGTCAAAGCGATCCGGGCAGCGCGGCCGGACAAGACCCTGCTGCTCGACGGCGGCGACACCTGGCAGGGCTCCTACACCTCGCTGGTCACGGACGGCGCCGACATGGTCAAGGCCATGAACGCCCTGGGCGTCGAAGCCATGACCGCGCACTGGGAGTTCACCTACGGCAGCGATCGGGTCCAGGAGCTGATCGAGGAGCTGGCCTTCCCCTTCCTGGCGGGCAACGTCGTCGACACGGACTGGGAGGAGCCGGTCTTCTCTCCGACTCAGTTCTTCGAGCGCGGCGGCATCAAGGTCGCGGTGATCGGCCAAGCCTTCCCCTACACGCCGGTGGCCAACCCACGCTACAAGATCCCGACCTGGTCCTTCGGCATCCGCGAGAAGGAAGTCCAGGGCCACGTCGAGAACGCCCGCGCCGAGGGCGCCGAATTGGTGGTCCTTCTCAGCCACAACGGCTTTGACGTTGACCGCAAGCTGGCCGGCCGGGTCGAGGGCATAGACGTAGTTCTGACCGGCCACACCCACGACGCACTGCCTCGGGTGGAGACCGTCGGCAAGACCCTGCTGGTCGCCTCGGGCAGCCACGGCAAGTTCCTGTCGCGCCTTGACCTCAAGGTCGAGGGCGGCCAGGTGGCCGACCACCGCTATCGCCTTATCCCGGTCCTCAGCGACGCCATCGAGCCGGACCCCGAGATGACCGCGGTGATCGAGGAGATCCGCAAGCCCCACGAGACGGAGCTGCGCCGCGTCCTGGGCCGGACCGAAAGCCTGCTCTACCGCCGCGGCAACTTCAACGGCACCTTCGACGACCTGATCTGCCAGGCCCTGCTGGAGGAGCGCGACGCCGAGATCGCGCTCTCGCCCGGCTTCCGCTGGGGCGCCTCGCTGCTGCCCGGCCAGGAGATCACGGTCGAGGACGTCTACAATATGACGGCCATCACCTATCCCAACGCCTACCGCAGCGAGATGTCCGGCCAGATGCTCAAGGACATCCTCGAGGACGTGGCCGACAACCTCTTCAACCCCGATCCCTACTACCAGCAGGGCGGCGACATGGTGCGGGTCGGAGGCCTCGCCTACACCATCGACGTCCAGAAGCCGATCGGCAGCCGGATCAGCGACATGACCCTTGCTAAGGACGGCATCCCGATCGATCCGGCGCGGAGCTACGTCGTCGCCGGCTGGGCCTCGGTCAACGAGGGCACCGAGGGCCCGCCGATCTACGACCTCGTCGCGCGCTACATCGAGAAGAAAAAGAGCGTCGTGGTGCCGGAAAACCGGAGCATCCGCGTCGTCTCATGACCGGGATGGAGGTCTCCACCCTCGCCGCGGTCGGGGCGGGGATCCTCAGCTTCCTAAGCCCCTGCGTCCTGCCGCTGGTGATTCCCTACCTGGCCTTCCTCGGCGGGGTGACTCTGCAGGAAAGCGATTCCGAGTCTTCGAGTTGGACGATCCTGCGCCGCGTCCTGCCCTCGGCGCTCGCCTTCGTGCTCGGCTTCTCCACGGTCTTTATCGCCATGGGCGCGACGGCCTCGGCACTCAGCGGTCTGATCGCGCGCTACATCCACGTCCTCGCGCCGGTTGCCGGCGTGGTGATCATCGTGCTCGGATTACACTTCCTGGGCGCCTTCCGGATCATGGCGCTGTTCCGCGAGGCCCGCTTCCACATCGAGTCGCGGCCGGCGGGATTGCTCGGCGCCTACGTGATCGGCCTGGCCTTCGCCTTCGGCTGGACCCCTTGCGTCGGGCCGATCCTGGCCGCGATCCTGATGGTCGCCGGCAGCGAGGATTCCATGACCTACGGCGCCTCGCTCCTCGGCGCCTACGCGCTTGGCCTGGGCGTCCCTTTCCTCCTCGCGGCGGTCGCCGTGCAGCCCTTCATGGCCTTCCTCAAGCGCTTCCGCCGCCATTTGGGCAAGGTCGAGAAGGCCATGGGCGGCCTGCTGGTCGCGACCGGGCTGCTCTTTGTCACCGGCTCGATGTCCGACATCGCCTACTGGCTGCTGGAGACCTTTCCCGCCCTCGGCCGCATCGGCTGACGCCCGCGGCTCAGGGATGCACGTAGGTCCAGCCGGAGAGCTGGCGCTCGACGATCTCGGCGACCCCGGCCTGGACGTAGTCGACTCCCTCGATCAGCTCCTCGGGGTTGTGCTTGGTCGCCTCCAGGGTGTTGCCGCAGCCGATGAACTGAACGTTGTACTTGAGCAGGCTCTCGACCCGCTCGCGCACCGGCGAGGTCTCCTTGTAGAGTGCGGTCATGCCCGGTCCGAAGACCACGATGGCGACCTCGACGTTGTCCATGCCGTAGAACTTCTGCATGTTGACCGCGTTGTAGAGCGTGTCGTTGATCTTGCGCGTGTCGTCGGTCGAGATCTGCAGCAGGATTTTCCGCGGCGCGTCGAAGTCCGGCGGCGGATCGGCGATCTCGGTCTCAAGCTGACCGGCGGCGAGCGGCGGCGCCGCGGCCAGGCCAAGGCCGAGCAGCAGGCCGGCAAGCAACCTTCTGGTCATATCTCCCTCCTCATCCGAACTGCAGCCAGAGCATGCGGTCGAAGGAGCGGATCTCGCGCAGGATCGAGATCACCGCCTCCCCGTCCCCGGCGTCGATCACGGCCCACATGCGTCCCAGGGACTCCAGGGTGCCGCCCATGATCCGCTTGAACTCTGGCGCCGCCGCGATATCCGCCGGCGCCTGCTCGGCGCAGCGGCGGTAGAGATAGGCGGTGACCGCGGTCTTCGCCCTGAGGTCGTTGACCTGGTCCGGCACGCCGAAATCCGGCGGCGCCTTCCGGAAGACCCAGAGCGCGTCCATGGCGGCGTTGGCCTCGTCGATGCAATCCGAGAAGACCCGCACCTGATTGCGCGCCCGCAGCGCCGCCAGCGCCGGGCGGATCGGCGCCAGCGCCTCCGCGGCCGGCTCCGCCAATCCTTCGCCGGTCGCCGAGGCCGCCTTTTCCAGGCGTGCCGCGACGTCGTCCAGCAGGCCCGGCCAGGCGTCGTCCTCCCCGAATGCGTCCGGCGGCGCCTCGCGGAACGGCAGGACCTCGGCGGTCCAGAGGGCGGCGGCCTGCTGCAGCTCGATGTTGGCCACCGCCGGGTTGCCGGTCCGCAGGTAGAAGACCGCGCCGCGGTAGTGCGTGTAGGCCTTGGCGACCGCGGCGTTGAAGCGCGCCAGTTCGCCCGCTCCGGCCGGAGCGGCGATCGCGACCATCAGGAGGCCGAGAAAGATCAAGCGTCGAGCGGACATCGGGCACCTCCCGGAAAGGGGCTCAGGGATCCTCGGCCAGGACCGGCAGCATCAGGCGGTCGACCGGGGCGAAGTCGTCGGTCAGAAGCGGCACCCCCGCCGCCGCGATTCGGCGCTGGAGGTCTTCCGCGGGCCAGCGCCGCCAGCGCGGTCCCTCCGGGCCCACAGCGGCCAAGCGATCCCGGCCGCTGCCGAGCCGGCCGGCGACGACCAAGTAGGTGACCCGGCCGCCGCCGAGCTGGTCCTCGTCAACCCAAACCTCGACCTGCTCGAAGACCTCGGCCAAGGTCCGGACGCTGGCCAGCAGGAAGAGCGGGCGCCGTGCGCCGTCGACCACGTTGAGGGCGTAGAAGCCGTCCGGCTTCAGGCGGGATTCGAGCAACCGGGCAAACTCCAGGGTGGTCAGGTGCTGCGGCACCGAGATGTCGTGAAAGGCGTCGCCGACGATGACGTCGAAGGCCGTTGCCTCCGGCATCGCGGCGAGCGCCCTGCGCGCGTCCCGGTGGGTGACCTCGACGTTGCCGCGCACGCGGTCCCACAGAGCGCTGCGGGCAACCGCGGTCACTGCCGGGTCGATCTCGGAAACCAGAAGCCTGGCCTCGGGATAGCGCGCCGACCAGGCCCGCGGCAGGGAGTTGGCGCCGCCGCCGATGAAAAAGGCCGTGAAGTCCTCGGGCGGTCCGAGCCGCAGGGTCAGGAGCCGGTCGGTCAGCGCCAGGTAGGAGGAGTGCAGCCGCAGCGGATCCTCGCGGTCGTTGATGCCGTGGCCGAGGTGATCGAGGACCATGGCCGCCGCCGGGCGGCCGATCTCGGCGGTCAGGTCGACGACCCGGATGCAGTAGTAGTCGCTCTCGACCAGGCAGGGGCTGGTGAAGGCTTGGGTTCGAGCGCCGCCCCCGAGCGCGGCGGCCAGTGCCAGACCCAGGGCCGCGGCCGCACCCCAGGCCCGGCGCCCGGCCGGGCGCGCGGCGCAGCCGAAGCCCAGCGCCATAGTCAGATAGGCGGCCGCGACGGCGAGCACCGAGCCGACCGAGCCGATCCAGGAGATCAGCACGTAGCCCGCCGCCAGGGTCCCGGCGATGCTGCCGATGGCACCGACGGCGAACATCTGGCCGATGGCCTGCCCCGGCGCCCGCGGCAGTGCGTCAACCGCCAGCTTGGTCAGGATCGGCGACAACGTGCCGACAAAGAGGCTGGGCAGCAGGAAGAGTGCCGAGGTCAGCAGGACGATCGCGGTGATGGGGTGCAGCCCCGCGGAGAGCACCAGGGGCGAGACCAGCCGGATCAGCGGCAGGCAGGCGGCCGTCGTGACCGCCGCCAGGCCCAGCAGCCAGGCGAGCTGCCAGCGCGCCTCGCGGTCGTCGCGGGTCGCCAGGCGGCCGCCGACCCAATGCCCGATCGAGAAGCCGGCCAGCACCACGGCGATGACCGCGGTCCAGGTGTAGAGCGACATGCCGACGTAGGGCGCGATCATGCGCCCGGCAACGATCTCCAGGATCAGGCCGCCCGCCGAGCTGACGAAGAGCACGCCGGCGTAGAGCAGCCGCCGGCCGCCGGCGCCGACCTCCGCCCGAGGCCCTTGCAGGGCCATGGGCGCCCCGGCCTCGATCGGCTCTTCGCCGCCCTCCAGCTTCACTTCGCCTGCCATCTCTGCCCCATGCGGCCCAGAAACCGCGTGCAATTACATATTCACACTATAGAATGTGTTCGCCCGAAAGGACAGCTTGCAGGCCAGATTTCGATGCGGAGGGGTGCCATGATGCTGACGCGGCGACGGCTGGTGCAGACGACCTTGGGTACGGCGGCTGGCGCCGCCCTGCTGCGGCCCTGGCAGCGGGCCCTAGGCGAGACCGAGGAGCCGCGCCTCAACGACGACGGGCTCTACGAGCAGCCCTTCTTCGTGCAATCCTTCCTCGACTTGGCCGAGGACCTCGAGACCGCGGCGGACGCCGGCAAGCGATTTGCGGTGATGTGGGAGCTGAAGGGCTGCCCCTACTGCAAGGAAA encodes:
- a CDS encoding fused MFS/spermidine synthase; this encodes MAGEVKLEGGEEPIEAGAPMALQGPRAEVGAGGRRLLYAGVLFVSSAGGLILEIVAGRMIAPYVGMSLYTWTAVIAVVLAGFSIGHWVGGRLATRDDREARWQLAWLLGLAAVTTAACLPLIRLVSPLVLSAGLHPITAIVLLTSALFLLPSLFVGTLSPILTKLAVDALPRAPGQAIGQMFAVGAIGSIAGTLAAGYVLISWIGSVGSVLAVAAAYLTMALGFGCAARPAGRRAWGAAAALGLALAAALGGGARTQAFTSPCLVESDYYCIRVVDLTAEIGRPAAAMVLDHLGHGINDREDPLRLHSSYLALTDRLLTLRLGPPEDFTAFFIGGGANSLPRAWSARYPEARLLVSEIDPAVTAVARSALWDRVRGNVEVTHRDARRALAAMPEATAFDVIVGDAFHDISVPQHLTTLEFARLLESRLKPDGFYALNVVDGARRPLFLLASVRTLAEVFEQVEVWVDEDQLGGGRVTYLVVAGRLGSGRDRLAAVGPEGPRWRRWPAEDLQRRIAAAGVPLLTDDFAPVDRLMLPVLAEDP
- the soxA gene encoding sulfur oxidation c-type cytochrome SoxA, coding for MRRLGLALLCGGAVSLAFAGVAMTDDAAEWGPYKVGEKRSGYTYAQPETRAIQEDDFENPAFLLVDAAAELWETAEGEAGKSCADCHDDVESLKGVGARYPIFYEPWGKLMNVEQRINQCRTENMKAEPWKYESDALLGMTMLVKSQSRGMPMEVAIDGPAAPFYEKGKAFYEERRGQLDLACAHCHVDNAGTMLRANLLSQGQPNGFPTYRLKWQKAGSLHRRLRGCNKQVRATPFKAGSDEYVNLELYISHRANGLPVETPAVRN
- the soxB gene encoding thiosulfohydrolase SoxB is translated as MFSRRDFLILAATTAALTGAKGRLARVAAQQAITQEDLLSFDSLGQVTLLHFTDLHAQLRPIYFREPSVNLGVGEVKGLPPHVTGQSFLEAHGIAAKSAEAYMLTDQDFEALARSYGRVGGLDRMASLVKAIRAARPDKTLLLDGGDTWQGSYTSLVTDGADMVKAMNALGVEAMTAHWEFTYGSDRVQELIEELAFPFLAGNVVDTDWEEPVFSPTQFFERGGIKVAVIGQAFPYTPVANPRYKIPTWSFGIREKEVQGHVENARAEGAELVVLLSHNGFDVDRKLAGRVEGIDVVLTGHTHDALPRVETVGKTLLVASGSHGKFLSRLDLKVEGGQVADHRYRLIPVLSDAIEPDPEMTAVIEEIRKPHETELRRVLGRTESLLYRRGNFNGTFDDLICQALLEERDAEIALSPGFRWGASLLPGQEITVEDVYNMTAITYPNAYRSEMSGQMLKDILEDVADNLFNPDPYYQQGGDMVRVGGLAYTIDVQKPIGSRISDMTLAKDGIPIDPARSYVVAGWASVNEGTEGPPIYDLVARYIEKKKSVVVPENRSIRVVS
- a CDS encoding cytochrome c biogenesis protein CcdA; this translates as MTGMEVSTLAAVGAGILSFLSPCVLPLVIPYLAFLGGVTLQESDSESSSWTILRRVLPSALAFVLGFSTVFIAMGATASALSGLIARYIHVLAPVAGVVIIVLGLHFLGAFRIMALFREARFHIESRPAGLLGAYVIGLAFAFGWTPCVGPILAAILMVAGSEDSMTYGASLLGAYALGLGVPFLLAAVAVQPFMAFLKRFRRHLGKVEKAMGGLLVATGLLFVTGSMSDIAYWLLETFPALGRIG
- a CDS encoding DsrE family protein — protein: MTRRLLAGLLLGLGLAAAPPLAAGQLETEIADPPPDFDAPRKILLQISTDDTRKINDTLYNAVNMQKFYGMDNVEVAIVVFGPGMTALYKETSPVRERVESLLKYNVQFIGCGNTLEATKHNPEELIEGVDYVQAGVAEIVERQLSGWTYVHP